A single Elaeis guineensis isolate ETL-2024a chromosome 15, EG11, whole genome shotgun sequence DNA region contains:
- the LOC105058835 gene encoding transcription initiation factor TFIID subunit 9 — MEGEGDGGRKEEAEEEPRDARVVKELLRSMGVGEGEYEPRVVHQFLELGYRYVVDVLSDAQVYTDHAGKPSIDPDDVRLAIQSKVNFSFSQPPPREVLLELASKRNKIPLAKLTTPPGGVPLPPEQDILISPNYQLLIPRKQSPQVEENEEDEDGSNLNRNPNLLQRQRSSNDQQTQQQTSQKVSFPLTAAAAAAKRPR; from the exons ATGGAGGGAGAGGGCGACGGCGGCCGGAAAGAGGAGGCGGAGGAGGAACCGCGTGATGCGCGGGTGGTGAAGGAGCTCCTCCGGTCGATGGGGGTGGGAGAAGGGGAGTACGAGCCCCGGGTGGTCCACCAGTTCCTGGAGTTGGGCTACCGCTACGTCGTCGACGTGCTCTCCGACGCCCAGGTCTACACCGACCATGCCGGCAAGCCCTCTATTGACCCCGACGACGTCCGCCTCGCCATCCAGTCTAAGGTCAACTTCTCCTTCTCCCAGCCCCCGCCACGCGAG GTCCTACTTGAGTTAGCAAGTAAGAGAAACAAGATCCCACTGGCCAAGTTGACCACACCACCTGGGGGGGTTCCTCTGCCACCAGAGCAGGACATCCTGATCAGCCCCAATTACCAGCTGCTGATACCGAGGAAGCAGTCTCCCCAGGTTGAGGAGAATGAGGAAGATGAAGATGGTTCCAATCTGAACAGAAACCCTAATTTGTTGCAAAGGCAGAGGAGTAGCAATGACCAACAAACTCAGCAACAGACATCACAGAAGGTGTCTTTCCCTCTCACTGCAGCTGCTGCAGCAGCAAAGCGACCAAGATGA